Proteins encoded by one window of bacterium:
- a CDS encoding type II/IV secretion system protein gives MLTLDNQRQIETLITQGQIVKPDILEIAKLRAVKENKGLLQILLDMEAINEEDSVKLIAIAKKIPFADLVHLDRPIDKKLTELLPQEVAREYMAVPFGVSNGTLNVAMLDPTNLQAVDFVSRKTGYPITAYIASQAGINRVLGMYADRYSKEIEDVLKNVASAEKEEAAAAKKEQVDKSKAQNIVQDAPITRALNTILEYAINSQASDIHVEPRQHELKIRFRIDGMLQEVMTLPKSTEPALISRIKILSNLKIDEHRMTQDGQAVYMFEGREVDLRIAIAPITYGEQVVIRILDKNAHQITLDSLGFRGRSLRLIQSGMHKPHGMILSTGPTGSGKSTTLYAVVQAIKSVTLNIVTLEDPVEYKMDGINQIQVNTAVGLTFANGLRSILRQDPNVVLVGEIRDSETADLAVQAALTGHTVLSTLHTNSASGVLPRLLDMKIEPFLIASTVNTVIGQRLVRKVCQKCKKSYAASPSAIQIINKIIGSFLPKTPEEQKAKAEEYGYEGLPLYSETAYTLYKGEGCADCKEGYAGRIGIFEVYEMNPAMEKLLLAHATTTDIQAQAIKDGMLTMQQDGYLKALTGISTIEEVSRVATDH, from the coding sequence ATGCTGACGCTTGATAATCAGCGCCAAATCGAGACCCTCATCACGCAAGGCCAAATTGTTAAGCCTGATATTCTCGAGATCGCCAAGCTACGGGCGGTCAAGGAGAATAAAGGGCTATTGCAGATATTGTTAGACATGGAAGCAATCAACGAAGAAGATTCGGTGAAGCTGATTGCTATAGCTAAGAAAATCCCTTTTGCTGATCTTGTACATTTAGATAGGCCGATCGACAAGAAGCTCACAGAGCTATTGCCGCAGGAGGTGGCTCGAGAATATATGGCGGTGCCTTTCGGTGTGTCTAACGGTACACTTAACGTCGCAATGCTCGATCCGACCAATCTGCAAGCGGTGGACTTCGTGTCTCGCAAGACGGGCTATCCTATCACGGCTTATATAGCATCGCAGGCGGGCATCAATCGCGTACTGGGGATGTATGCTGACCGCTATAGCAAAGAGATCGAGGATGTCCTCAAGAATGTTGCGTCAGCCGAGAAAGAAGAGGCTGCAGCCGCTAAGAAAGAGCAAGTCGATAAATCTAAAGCCCAAAATATTGTCCAAGACGCGCCAATTACTCGCGCGCTCAACACCATACTCGAATACGCGATTAACTCTCAGGCGTCAGATATCCATGTCGAGCCACGTCAGCATGAGCTGAAGATTCGCTTTCGTATAGATGGCATGCTTCAGGAAGTTATGACACTGCCCAAGTCGACTGAGCCGGCTTTGATTTCTCGCATCAAGATTCTCTCCAATCTCAAGATCGACGAGCACCGCATGACACAGGACGGACAGGCGGTCTATATGTTTGAAGGTCGTGAAGTGGACTTACGTATTGCGATTGCGCCGATTACGTACGGCGAGCAGGTAGTAATTCGTATCCTCGACAAGAATGCGCACCAGATCACTCTCGACTCGCTTGGTTTTCGTGGTCGCAGTTTGCGCCTTATTCAATCAGGCATGCACAAGCCGCATGGCATGATCCTCTCCACGGGCCCAACTGGCTCGGGTAAATCCACGACACTGTACGCAGTCGTACAGGCGATTAAGAGTGTCACGCTCAATATTGTCACGCTTGAGGATCCTGTGGAATACAAGATGGACGGAATTAATCAAATCCAGGTCAACACAGCTGTCGGTCTGACCTTCGCAAATGGGCTGCGTTCAATCTTGCGTCAAGATCCAAATGTGGTGCTGGTAGGGGAAATTCGTGACTCTGAGACGGCTGATCTGGCTGTACAGGCGGCGCTTACGGGACACACGGTGCTCTCTACGCTGCACACCAACTCGGCTTCAGGCGTATTGCCTCGTCTGCTCGACATGAAGATCGAGCCGTTCCTGATCGCATCGACGGTCAATACGGTGATTGGGCAGCGCTTGGTGCGAAAGGTGTGTCAGAAGTGCAAGAAGTCGTATGCGGCATCGCCTTCAGCGATTCAAATAATAAACAAGATCATTGGGTCATTTTTGCCGAAGACACCAGAAGAGCAGAAGGCTAAGGCGGAAGAATATGGCTACGAAGGTTTGCCCTTATATAGTGAAACCGCTTATACTTTATACAAGGGGGAAGGCTGCGCCGACTGTAAGGAAGGCTATGCTGGTCGTATCGGTATCTTTGAAGTGTATGAAATGAACCCAGCTATGGAGAAGTTGCTGCTCGCACACGCGACTACAACCGATATCCAGGCGCAGGCCATCAAGGACGGCATGCTCACTATGCAGCAAGATGGGTATCTCAAAGCTTTGACAGGTATTTCTACGATCGAGGAAGTGTCGCGCGTAGCGACGGATCATTAA
- a CDS encoding type IV pilus twitching motility protein PilT: MQPVQKSDQAVAEADQVHNIRSSGGHATIEPYLEEVIRRDASDIHLQVGLPAMLRVDGSLSPIRDSKELTADDIDEIIFNLLDEEQKEIYTHDKEIDFSFAYGDLGRFRVNAFHEKGNPAGAFRLIPNKIRTVEELGLPAVVNKMTDFPRGLVLVTGPTGSGKSTSLAAMVDRINREKALHIITIEDPIEYQHHHKKSIVVQREVHFDTPSFSAALRSALREDPDVVLIGEMRDLETISTAITVAETGHLVLATLHTNSAASSIDRMIDVFPPHQQQQIRIQLSGILQAVVAQRLIPMIGGGRLAAAEILMVTPAVRNIIREGKTHQLDGVIQTGAEYGMQSMDATLAHLIHEGKISYEEAKNYAVNLEEFDRLMRQ; this comes from the coding sequence ATGCAGCCAGTACAGAAGTCAGACCAAGCTGTAGCCGAAGCTGATCAAGTGCATAATATTCGATCTAGTGGTGGGCATGCCACGATCGAGCCATATCTCGAAGAAGTGATTCGTCGTGACGCCTCTGATATCCACTTGCAGGTTGGTTTGCCGGCCATGCTGCGTGTCGATGGTTCATTATCGCCAATTCGTGATTCGAAGGAGCTGACGGCTGATGATATCGATGAAATTATCTTCAATCTCCTCGACGAAGAGCAAAAAGAAATCTACACGCATGACAAAGAAATCGACTTTTCGTTTGCGTATGGCGATCTCGGTCGTTTTCGCGTTAATGCCTTCCATGAGAAGGGGAATCCAGCTGGCGCGTTTCGCTTGATCCCCAATAAGATTCGCACCGTCGAGGAGCTCGGCTTGCCGGCCGTGGTCAATAAGATGACGGATTTCCCGCGTGGCCTGGTGCTTGTTACTGGCCCGACCGGTTCCGGTAAGAGTACTTCCTTGGCCGCAATGGTGGATCGCATCAATCGTGAGAAAGCACTGCACATAATCACGATAGAAGACCCGATTGAGTATCAGCATCATCATAAGAAATCGATCGTTGTACAGCGTGAAGTACACTTCGATACGCCGAGCTTCTCAGCGGCACTCCGCAGTGCTTTGCGTGAAGACCCGGACGTAGTGCTCATCGGTGAGATGCGTGATCTCGAAACTATCTCGACAGCAATCACTGTCGCTGAGACTGGTCACTTGGTACTTGCGACGTTGCACACCAACTCGGCCGCTAGCTCGATTGATCGTATGATCGACGTCTTCCCTCCACACCAGCAGCAACAGATCCGCATACAGTTGTCGGGGATTCTCCAGGCTGTGGTAGCGCAGCGACTGATTCCGATGATTGGTGGTGGGAGATTGGCTGCCGCAGAGATTCTGATGGTGACGCCGGCGGTACGCAACATTATCCGTGAAGGCAAGACCCATCAGCTCGATGGTGTGATCCAGACTGGTGCTGAGTACGGCATGCAGTCGATGGACGCGACGTTGGCGCACCTTATCCATGAGGGCAAGATCAGCTATGAGGAGGCGAAGAATTATGCCGTCAATCTCGAAGAATTTGACCGCTTGATGCGGCAGTAG